Proteins found in one Streptomyces sp. CB09001 genomic segment:
- a CDS encoding histidine kinase, translated as MRRPGGWWRVKSTPEKVETYTRWSFHFFGVIEILALGVSAYGRTGAGLATVLCLLVTAHAAVCMLVSSRALDWTRGRRPQPVRQMWALVVVSAVVSVTAVVIAERGPSGEVETAAGSVYGGVLCYAAGVITLGLRGWRRRVAVVGAFAVGAGLLTFPLEMPLLASVVLAGLVMVTGGFLAVTSIFSLWLLNAVYALDDAKETRVRLAVAEERLRFGRDLHDVMGRNLAVIALKSELAVQLSRRGRPEAVEQMIEVQRIAQESQREVRDVVRGYREAALEVELAGARGVLSAAGIAAKVTGDTSGLPPEVQSALGWVVREATTNVLRHGDAKKVAVTVRMSEGRAVLTVENDGVAEATGEGPPAGSGGSGLAGLRERLSAVDGTLEAGPVGKGVFRLTAEVPLPDTAAGAALEVAS; from the coding sequence ATGCGCAGGCCGGGCGGATGGTGGCGGGTCAAGAGCACGCCGGAGAAGGTGGAGACGTACACGCGGTGGTCGTTCCACTTCTTCGGGGTCATCGAGATCCTGGCGCTGGGGGTGTCCGCCTACGGCCGGACCGGCGCGGGGCTCGCCACCGTGCTGTGCCTGCTGGTCACCGCGCACGCAGCGGTCTGCATGCTGGTCTCGTCCCGGGCGCTGGACTGGACGCGCGGGCGGCGCCCGCAGCCCGTGCGGCAGATGTGGGCGCTCGTCGTCGTCTCCGCCGTCGTCTCGGTCACCGCGGTCGTGATCGCGGAGCGCGGACCGTCCGGTGAGGTGGAGACCGCGGCGGGCTCGGTCTACGGCGGGGTCCTGTGCTACGCCGCCGGTGTCATCACGCTCGGGTTGCGGGGGTGGCGGCGCAGGGTCGCCGTCGTCGGGGCCTTCGCGGTGGGCGCCGGGCTCCTGACGTTCCCGCTGGAGATGCCCCTGCTCGCGTCGGTCGTGCTGGCCGGCCTGGTGATGGTGACCGGCGGGTTCCTCGCCGTCACCTCGATCTTCTCCCTCTGGCTGCTCAACGCGGTCTACGCGCTCGACGACGCCAAGGAGACCCGGGTCAGGCTCGCGGTCGCCGAGGAGCGGCTGCGGTTCGGCCGGGACCTGCACGACGTGATGGGCCGGAACCTGGCGGTGATCGCGCTCAAGAGCGAGCTGGCCGTCCAGCTGTCCCGGCGCGGGCGGCCCGAGGCGGTGGAGCAGATGATCGAGGTGCAGCGCATCGCCCAGGAGTCGCAGCGCGAGGTCCGGGACGTCGTGCGCGGCTACCGGGAGGCCGCCCTGGAGGTCGAACTGGCCGGCGCCCGGGGAGTGCTCTCGGCGGCGGGCATCGCCGCGAAGGTCACCGGGGACACGTCCGGCCTGCCCCCCGAGGTGCAGTCGGCGCTCGGCTGGGTGGTGCGGGAGGCGACCACGAACGTGCTGCGGCACGGGGACGCCAAGAAGGTCGCTGTGACGGTGCGGATGTCGGAAGGACGTGCGGTGCTGACGGTGGAGAACGACGGGGTGGCCGAGGCGACGGGAGAGGGACCCCCGGCGGGCTCGGGCGGCTCCGGGCTCGCGGGGCTGCGGGAGCGGCTCTCCGCGGTGGACGGGACGCTGGAGGCGGGGCCCGTCGGCAAGGGCGTGTTCCGGCTGACGGCCGAGGTGCCGCTGCCGGACACCGCGGCGGGGGCCGCGCTGGAGGTCGCGTCGTGA
- a CDS encoding response regulator transcription factor, whose translation MTTAVRVLLADDEHLIRGALAALLSLEDDLVVVAEAATGPEALAMARAHAPDVAVLDLQMPGADGVKVATSLRAELPACKVLIVTSHGRPGHLKRALAAGVRGFVPKTVSAQRLAELIRTVHAGNRYVDPELAADAISAGDSPLTAREAEVLEHAADGAPVSEIAERAALAEGTVRNYLSSAASKLGAENRHAAVRLARERGWV comes from the coding sequence GTGACGACGGCCGTGCGCGTCCTGCTCGCCGACGACGAGCACCTCATCCGCGGGGCCCTGGCGGCCCTGCTGTCCCTGGAGGACGACCTCGTCGTCGTCGCCGAGGCGGCCACCGGTCCCGAAGCACTCGCGATGGCGCGGGCACACGCGCCGGACGTCGCCGTGCTGGACCTCCAGATGCCCGGCGCCGACGGTGTGAAGGTCGCCACATCGCTGCGGGCCGAGCTGCCCGCCTGCAAGGTGCTGATCGTGACCAGTCACGGGCGTCCGGGGCATCTGAAGCGGGCGCTCGCGGCGGGTGTGCGCGGGTTCGTCCCCAAGACGGTCAGCGCCCAGCGGCTCGCCGAGCTGATCCGCACGGTGCACGCCGGAAACCGTTACGTCGACCCCGAGTTGGCCGCCGACGCGATCTCCGCCGGGGACTCGCCGCTGACCGCGCGCGAGGCCGAGGTGCTGGAGCACGCCGCCGACGGGGCGCCCGTCTCGGAGATCGCCGAGCGGGCCGCGCTCGCCGAGGGCACCGTACGGAACTACCTGTCGTCGGCCGCGAGCAAGCTCGGTGCGGAGAACCGGCACGCGGCGGTGCGGCTCGCGAGGGAGCGCGGTTGGGTATAG